Part of the Streptomyces sp. RFCAC02 genome is shown below.
CGCCTCGTTCAACCTGATCGCCGCGGCGATCGACGACGCGGTCGGCGCCGGCGTCGGCGTCCTCAACCTCTCCTTCGCCCTCCCGACCGACAACGAGCCGATCCGCGAGGCCGTCGCGCGGGCCGTGGCCGCCGACGTGGTGGTCGTCGCGGCGGCCGGCAACGAGGGCGGCCGGTCCGGCGAGATCACGATGTACCCCGCCGCGTACGAGGGGGTCGTCGCGGTCGGCGCCGTGGACGCCGAGGGCCAGCCCATGGACGCCTCCAACCAGGGCGACTGGGTGGACATCGCCGCCTACGGCGAGAACATCACCCTCGTCTCCGCCGGCGGCTCCGGCTACCGCGTGGACTCCGGCACCAGCTACGCCGCCGCGCAGGTCTCCGGCGTCGCCGCGCTGGTCCGCTCCCGCTTCCCCGACCTGTCGGCCGCCGAGGTCGCCGAGCGCCTCATGGACTCCGCGAACCGCGTCGGCGGCGAACGCAACGACTGGGCGGGCGCCGGCATCGTCTCCCCGTACGGCGCGCTCACCGACCTGCCGGGCGCGGCGGACGAGGGCACGGCGGGCCGGCCGGGACAGGTCCCGATCGCCGATGTGCCGACCGAGGAGCCCCTGCTGTCCGACACGGCGGAGAAGGCGCTCGCGTGGAGCGGCTGCCTCCTGCTCGCCGTCGTCCTCGGCCTGCTGGGCGCCCCGGCCATCGGCCGCGCGGCGCGCCGCGGCTGGCGCGCGGGACCCGACCCGGCCCGCAACCCGGAGGACCGCCCCAGGCCGCCGGCCGCCGGGCCGCCGTCCGCGCCCCGGCCGCGCCTCGACTGGCTCGACGGCAGCGACGTGCGCTCCCCCTCCGAATCCTCCCGCCCGAACCCCCGGAACCGGACTCACTAGATGGCCAGTACACGCGAGCAGGCGGAGGCGTACGCCTACGAGAACCGCCGCAGGACCACCAGCCTCATCCGGGGCGCCGACGAGGCGCGCACCGATCCGCGCCGCCGGCTGAACCGGGGCGTCGGCGGCGGCATCGCCATCGGCATCCTCATCATGGCCGGCTTCGGCATCGCCGGCTGGCTCGGCGGCGGACAGGGCCCCGACCTGCCCGACAGCGGCGCCGTCCTCGCCGACGGGCGGCCGTACGTCGTCGTCGACGGGGTCGTCCACCCCGCGCTCAACCTCACCTCCGCGCTCCTCGCCGGGGGCGGCCAGCAGACCGAGGTGCGCGAGAGCGTCATCGACGACGCGCCGCGCGGCCTGCCGGTCGGCATCCCGGGCGCGCCGGACGCCGTACCGGACGCCGACGACCTCACGACCGACCCGTGGACCCTGTGCGCCGTCCCGTCCGAGACCGGCGGCGAGCCGACACGGACGGCGCTGTACGTCTCGGTCCCCGGCATCGCGCCCGCCGAGGACGCGCCCTCGGCGACGGTCCTCGGGCAGACGGAGGACGGCCGGCTGTGGCTGCTCACCGAGGGCCGCAGGTACGCCCTGGAGCCGGGCATCCGGGACCTGCTCGGCCTCGGGCGCGTCGTGCCCGAGCAGTTGCCGGTCTGGTTCGTCGAGACCCTGCCCGAGGGGAACGAGATCACCGTCCCCGCCACGGGCGGCGGCACCGGCGACGCCCCCGCGGCGCACCTGCCGTTCGACGCGGTCGTGGACGACGTGGCGCACACCGAGCTCGACGGCGCCAACCCGCAGTACTACCTGGTGCGGCCCGACGGGCTCGTCAACGTGTCCGAGCTGGAGTACACCCTGCTGGCCGCGAACGCGCCGCAGACGCACACCATCAGCACCGCCGAGGCGGCCCGCGCGCCGCGCTCCGAGGAGCGGGCGTTCGGCGAGGACCAGTGGCCAGACGCCGTGCCGCGCGCCGACGACCCGGGTCGCGACCAGCCCGTGTGCGTCAGCACCGCGCCCGGCAGCCGGGCCGGCGACACGCCGTGGCAGGCCGCGCTGCACCTCCCGGACGCGCTGCCCGAGCCGGAGGGCCTCGAACCGGTCACCGCCACGGGCGGCGCCGACATCGGGGAGCTGACGCAGATCTGGATGCCCACCGGGACGGGGGTGCTCGTACGGGCGACCACGTCGTCGGGCGAGGGCGGCACGTACACGCTGGTGACGGACAGCGGGACGGCGTTCCCGCTGGCGTCGCCGGACGCCGTGGAGCGGCTGGGGTACGACCCGCAGGACGCCCTGCCGCTGCCGCGCGGCTACGTGGGGCTGCTGCCGACGGGCGTGACGCTGGACCCGGAGGCGGCGGGCATCGAGCACACGGGCGCCGTCGCGGAGGACGCGACGGCCGAGGGAGGCGACGCGTGAGCCGCGACGGCGCGACCGCCGCGGTGGGCGGTCGTCCCGGTGCCGGGCCGGTGTCGGTGCGTCCCCGCCGGTACCGGACGTCCGCCGGGGCAGTGGGCACGCTTCCGGGGCGCGCGGCTGCCGGTGACGGGGGCGTGGGGCACGACGGCGTGCCGGCGCGCGACCGGACATGCCGGTGCCGCCCGTCGGCTCGGGCCGCACGTCCGGTGCCCGTGCGGGTGGTTGTCAGTGCTGTCGGCGACCATGTGCGTGATGGCGCGGCCCCGCACGGTGCCCCCGCGCCGCGCCGGGCCGTGAGGACCAGGAGAGGAGAACGCGCATGAAGGCCGCGCGAAACCGTCGGGGCGGTACCGCCGGTGCCGTCCCGCAGGGTGCACGCCGTGAGCCGGTGCGCTTCGGGCGTGGCCGGCTCGTGGCCGTCGAGGCCGGGCTCGGCGGGATCGCCACCGGCGTCGCCCTCCAGAGCACCTGGGGCTGGACCCTGACCGGCGCGGGCGCCCTCGTCGTCGCCGGCGGTCTTGCGCGCCTGCGCGGCCAGTGGGCCGACCAGCGTCTCCTGGACGGGCAGCGGCGGCGCGCCCTCGCGGCCCCCCCGCCCGCCGCCGGGCGGCCGGCCGGCGACGGCGATCTCGGCGTCGTCCACACCCTGCTGCCCTCGCTCGACGTCACCGAGGTCGCCGACCGCAACGCGGCGGGCGCCGGGCGCGCCGGCCAGGCACTCCCCGGCGGCACGCAGGGCCTCGGCGTCCTGGCGGACGGGCGCGGCTGCGCGGCCGTCGTCGCCTTCCCCGGCGGCACGCTGCCCGCGCTGCCGGCGGGGGAGATCGGCCGCTGGCTCGCGGAGGACCCGGCGCGGCCGGCCGCTGCGCAGCTCGTCGTCGAGCAGTTCGGCCTGCCCCCGTGGGACTTCCACTACCGCTACCAGCCGACCGTCGCCTACCGGCAGCTGCCGACCGGCGGCCGGCCGATCGCCGTGCGGTCGTGGCTGGTCGTGCGGTACGAGCCGTTCGACGCGCCCGAGGCCGCCGACCGGCGCGGCGGCGGCACCCCCGGCGCGCGCGCCGCGCTCGCGGCCGCGACCGCGCGCCTGCGCGCCCGTCTGGAGAGCCTGGGCGCCCCCGGGGTACCGCTCAACGGCGACGCCCTGCGCGCCCTGCTCCGGCAGACCGGCGACGCCTCGGGCGAGGGCCGCGCCCTGCCGGGGAGCTGGGCGGGCAACGCCGCCACCCACTGCACGGTCACCGCCGAGGTCCGCACCCAGGCCGACTGGGGCCGGCTGCTGACCGGCCTCGCGTCCTGCACGGCCGACCGTGTCGTCACCGCCGCGACCCTGACGCGCGAGGGCGGCGGCCTGCGGGTCGTCACCGCCGTCCGGGTCGTGTCCACCGCCGCCCAGCACGCGGCGGCCGAACGGGACCGGCTCATCGCCACCGGGCTGGTCGGCCCGCCTGCCGCCGACCAGGCGGCGGGGCTGCTCGCGACGCTGCCGGTGGCGTACCCGTCCCGGTCCCTCGTCGAGGCCACCGGGCTCTTCGGCGGCGGGCCGGCCGCACCGGCCGGCGCCACCGCCACGGCAGGCAGGAGTGCCCGATGACGACGCCCGACCTCACCACCCTGCCCGCCACCACGTGGGAGGACCCCGCCCCGGCCGTGCCGCTGCTGTACCCGGCACAGGCCGGCGTCCACCTCGGGACCGACCGGCAGGGCCGCGCCGTCGCGCTGCCCGCGCCGGGGCCGGCGGGCATCCGCATCGCCGTCCTCGGGGAGTCGCTGTTCGGCCGGCTGTTCGCGCTGCGGCTCCTCGCCGTCGGCGCGTGCGTGACCGCGGCGACGCGTGCCCCGGCGCAGTGGGCCGGCATCCGGCAGGCGGCCGGCGACCGGCTCGTCATCGCCGGACACACCGGCGCCTGGCCGCCGCAGCCCGCCGCGCCGCCGACCGTCGACTCCGGGCCGCAGGCCCTCGTGTGCGACCTGCGGCGCGCCCCCCACACGGCGCTCGCGGCCGGGCCGTGGCGCACGGTCGTCCACGTGACGCGGACGGCGCCGCGGCGGTCGGCGTTCTGGGCGGCGGCGGAGGCCGTGCTGGCGCTGGACGCGCAGTTCGCCGACGCCGTGGAGCAGGTCCTCGGCACCGACGCGGCGCGTGTGGCGGCCGGGCTGACGCCGGGCGAGATCGTCGTCTTCCACCGCGGCGGCGGGTGCGACGTCCTGCGCCCGGACATCTCGCCGGGCGAGACGGCGCTGCTCACCCCGGGCCGCCCCCCGGCCTGATCCCGTGCCCCGCGCCGCTCCCGTACGGCCGCGCGGGGCGCGCGGGACGTCCGGGCAGAATGGGGCGCATGGATCTGCGCATCTTCACCGAACCCCAGCAGGGCGCCTCGTACGACACCCTCCTGACCGTCGCCAAGGCCACCGAGGACCTGGGCTTCGACGCCTTCTTCCGCTCCGACCACTACCTGCACATGGGCGACGGCGACGGCCTCCCGGGCCCGACCGACGCCTGGATCACCCTGGCCGGCCTCGCGCGGGAGACCAGCCGCATCCGGCTCGGCACGCTGATGACGGCCGCCACGTTCCGGCTGCCCGGCGTGCTGGCGATCCAGGTGGCGCAGGTCGACGCCATGTCCGGCGGTCGGGTCGAACTGGGCCTGGGCGCCGGCTGGTTCGCCGAGGAGCACACGGCGTACGGCATCCCGTTCCCGAAGGCCAAGTTCCCGCGCCTGGAGGAGCAGCTCGCGATCGTCACCGGGCTGTGGGCGACGCCGGTGGGGGAGACGTTCTCCCACGAGGGCGAGCACTACCGGCTCACCGACTCGCCCGCGCTGCCGAAGCCGGCGCAGGCGAAGGTCCCGGTGCTGATCGGCGGCATGGGCAAGGAGACGACGCCGCGCCTGGCCGCCCGTTACGCGGACGAGTTCAACATCCCGTTCGGGTCGGTCGAGGACAGCGCCGCGCAGTTCGGGCGGGTGCGGGAGGCGGCCGAGAAGGCGGGGCGCGCCCCCGGTGACCTGGTGTACTCCAACGCGCTCGTGGCCTGCGTGGGCAAGGACGACGCGGAGGTCGCACGGCGCGCGGCGGCCATCGGGCGCGACGTGGAGGAGCTGAAGCGCAACGGTCTCGCCGGCACGCCGGGTGAGGTCGTGGAGCGGATCGGCCGGTTCGCCGAGATCGGCTCGTCCCGCATCTACTTCCAGATCCTCGACCTGTCCGACCTCGACCACCTCGACGTGATCGCGTCGCAGGTCGCGCCGCAGCTTTCGTGACCGGGGCGCCGCACGCCGCCGCCTTGCCGCTCGGGGACCGCGCGGTGGTCCTCGACGGCGGGCTGTCCGACGAGCTGGCCGCCCGGGGGCACGACCTGTCGGGCGGCCTGTGGACGGCGCGGCTCCTCGCCGAGGACCCCGGCGCGCTGCTCGCCGCGCACCGGGCGTACCTGGCGGCGGGCGCCGAGGTGCTGACGACGGCCAGCTACCAGGCGTCGTTCGGCGGGTTCGCGCGGTGGGGCGCGGACCGCGCGGCGGCGGAGCGGCTGTTCGGGGAGAGCGTCCGGCTCGCCAGGCGGGCGGCGGCGGGGCGGCGGGCGTGGGTGGCGGCGTCGGTCGGGCCGTACGGCGCGGTCCTCGCGGACGGCGGGGAGTACCGGGGCCGGTACGGGCTGTCCGTCGCCGAGCTGACGCGCTTCCACCGGCCGCGCATCGAG
Proteins encoded:
- the eccB gene encoding type VII secretion protein EccB, yielding MASTREQAEAYAYENRRRTTSLIRGADEARTDPRRRLNRGVGGGIAIGILIMAGFGIAGWLGGGQGPDLPDSGAVLADGRPYVVVDGVVHPALNLTSALLAGGGQQTEVRESVIDDAPRGLPVGIPGAPDAVPDADDLTTDPWTLCAVPSETGGEPTRTALYVSVPGIAPAEDAPSATVLGQTEDGRLWLLTEGRRYALEPGIRDLLGLGRVVPEQLPVWFVETLPEGNEITVPATGGGTGDAPAAHLPFDAVVDDVAHTELDGANPQYYLVRPDGLVNVSELEYTLLAANAPQTHTISTAEAARAPRSEERAFGEDQWPDAVPRADDPGRDQPVCVSTAPGSRAGDTPWQAALHLPDALPEPEGLEPVTATGGADIGELTQIWMPTGTGVLVRATTSSGEGGTYTLVTDSGTAFPLASPDAVERLGYDPQDALPLPRGYVGLLPTGVTLDPEAAGIEHTGAVAEDATAEGGDA
- a CDS encoding LLM class F420-dependent oxidoreductase, yielding MDLRIFTEPQQGASYDTLLTVAKATEDLGFDAFFRSDHYLHMGDGDGLPGPTDAWITLAGLARETSRIRLGTLMTAATFRLPGVLAIQVAQVDAMSGGRVELGLGAGWFAEEHTAYGIPFPKAKFPRLEEQLAIVTGLWATPVGETFSHEGEHYRLTDSPALPKPAQAKVPVLIGGMGKETTPRLAARYADEFNIPFGSVEDSAAQFGRVREAAEKAGRAPGDLVYSNALVACVGKDDAEVARRAAAIGRDVEELKRNGLAGTPGEVVERIGRFAEIGSSRIYFQILDLSDLDHLDVIASQVAPQLS
- a CDS encoding type VII secretion protein EccE — its product is MKAARNRRGGTAGAVPQGARREPVRFGRGRLVAVEAGLGGIATGVALQSTWGWTLTGAGALVVAGGLARLRGQWADQRLLDGQRRRALAAPPPAAGRPAGDGDLGVVHTLLPSLDVTEVADRNAAGAGRAGQALPGGTQGLGVLADGRGCAAVVAFPGGTLPALPAGEIGRWLAEDPARPAAAQLVVEQFGLPPWDFHYRYQPTVAYRQLPTGGRPIAVRSWLVVRYEPFDAPEAADRRGGGTPGARAALAAATARLRARLESLGAPGVPLNGDALRALLRQTGDASGEGRALPGSWAGNAATHCTVTAEVRTQADWGRLLTGLASCTADRVVTAATLTREGGGLRVVTAVRVVSTAAQHAAAERDRLIATGLVGPPAADQAAGLLATLPVAYPSRSLVEATGLFGGGPAAPAGATATAGRSAR
- a CDS encoding S8 family serine peptidase, whose translation is MTGTQDGGRRRPRGPARAAALACAVAAVWGAQLAVPGAASQAAAASEPCRQEIHGEDFPADQGPYPLISQLGLQQAWDLSTGDGVTVGVVDSGVDARHPDLAGAVRDGSEFTQTNDESEYDRSTPPPEQDCEGHGTAIAGLVAAARDREDRMAGVAYDATVYPVRIADGIDSASFNLIAAAIDDAVGAGVGVLNLSFALPTDNEPIREAVARAVAADVVVVAAAGNEGGRSGEITMYPAAYEGVVAVGAVDAEGQPMDASNQGDWVDIAAYGENITLVSAGGSGYRVDSGTSYAAAQVSGVAALVRSRFPDLSAAEVAERLMDSANRVGGERNDWAGAGIVSPYGALTDLPGAADEGTAGRPGQVPIADVPTEEPLLSDTAEKALAWSGCLLLAVVLGLLGAPAIGRAARRGWRAGPDPARNPEDRPRPPAAGPPSAPRPRLDWLDGSDVRSPSESSRPNPRNRTH